A part of Fundulus heteroclitus isolate FHET01 chromosome 23, MU-UCD_Fhet_4.1, whole genome shotgun sequence genomic DNA contains:
- the LOC118557559 gene encoding glutamate receptor 1-like isoform X1: MLVALVEFCYKSRTESRRMKQSINDAMRCSTLTRMSGNGSGGENGRILTHDFPKTVQTLPCMSHTASMGLGASGM, translated from the exons ATGCTGGTGGCACTGGTGGAGTTCTGCTACAAGTCCCGGACCGAGTCGCGCCGAATGAAG CAGTCCATCAACGACGCCATGCGCTGCTCCACCCTGACCAGGATGAGTGGGAACGGGAGCGGAGGCGAGAACGGACGAATCCTCACCCACGACTTCCCCAAGACGGTTCAAACGCTGCCCTGTATGAGCCACACCGCCAGCATGGGACTGGGTGCCTCCGGCATGTGA
- the LOC118557559 gene encoding glutamate receptor 1-like isoform X2, translating to MLVALVEFCYKSRTESRRMKSINDAMRCSTLTRMSGNGSGGENGRILTHDFPKTVQTLPCMSHTASMGLGASGM from the exons ATGCTGGTGGCACTGGTGGAGTTCTGCTACAAGTCCCGGACCGAGTCGCGCCGAATGAAG TCCATCAACGACGCCATGCGCTGCTCCACCCTGACCAGGATGAGTGGGAACGGGAGCGGAGGCGAGAACGGACGAATCCTCACCCACGACTTCCCCAAGACGGTTCAAACGCTGCCCTGTATGAGCCACACCGCCAGCATGGGACTGGGTGCCTCCGGCATGTGA